The sequence ccagattttgaaacaaggtactaagtggaattgaggagacaatgtttaaatctagtttagaattgatttaatcctataacaaataatggtttcccagtgatatgattggtgtgtactcagtgtacagcatataagcaagaagctcgcagggccagacacagaagcccactctcggaggtggagacagattcattcgatattccacttttgtgctggctggagacattcagagggagctaggggctgaagaTCATTTGGCTTCACcctggctgtatttggggtgattattactttgagccaaaactaaggctgcctccagaaaacctccccaaaaaacctgttcccagagaaccatcatatattatataaaagaagaagaacaccatAAATTGGGACATGAATGAGATTGGCCTGAGGAAAATTGGGATGAAGGAATATGAAATAGCCAGTTTGTGGAAAACTGGctatttatttgaataattcaTATGTTGTATTTACTACAACAGAACAGAATAGAAGCCATAGGATCAATAATTGATAGCTGATAGGTAGGGAAGTTCATAGCATCCAAGGGCTGTTGTGAAGAGAGGCAGAAAGGGCTTTCATTTTCCATTAACACAGACActaatgtagtggaaagaaaaaaagatattgggTGATGCTATACGGAATATTGTTACGTGAAAGtcattaaaggagaaaaataggtgCAAGGTAGATGTGAAAATGTTACATGATGTAATCAAAAAGAGATTCTAATGATTTCTAAtgattctaatgatatctaatgataaatatatatatatatatatattatatattgtattagaaatgctagctttggcaataagagctgagaaagagattaaaggaataaaaataggcaatgaggaaatcaaattatcactctttgccgacaatatgatgatatacttagagtaactttacagcattaacaattgccacaatattaaatagtaacggtgatagtgggcaaccttgtttcactccagatcttattaggaatggttgcagtttgtctcaattacatatgatgcttactgatggttttaaatagatgctgctgattattttaaggaaaagtccatttattcctatactctcagtgtttttaataggaatggatgttggattttgtcaaatgctttttctgcattgatTGAGATGATTATCATATAACATTTCTTAAGAGCatcatctatgcatatatatatatatatatatatgtgtgtgtgtgttagagattctactaaaaagttattagaaataatccacaactctagcaaagttgctggttataaaataaacccacataagtgatcagtattcttatacatcactaacaaaatccaacagtcagagttacaaagagaaattccatttaaagtaactactgataatataaaatatttaggaatctatctgccaagggaaaatcagaaactttatgagcaaaattacagaccacttttcacacaaattaaatctgatctaaccaattggaaaaatattaaatgctcttggatagggcaagcaaatataataaagatgacaatattacctaaactaatctatttatttagtgctataccaatcagattcccaaaaaactattttaatgaactagaaaaaaataacaacaaaattcatatggaaaaacaaaaggtcaagaatttcaagggaattaaggaaaaaaaaaatcaaatgaaggtggcttagctgtaccagatctaaaattatattatagagcagcagttaccaaaaccatttggtattggctaaggaataaattagttgatcagtggaagagCTTAGGTTCtagggacaaaatagtcaacaacaatagcaacctagtctttgacaaacccaaagaccccagcttttgggataagaacttactgtttgacaaaaattgctgggaaaattggaaactaatatggcagaaactaggcattgatccatacttaacaccatacaccaagataaggtcaaaatgggttcatgacctaggcataaagaatgaaattattaataaattagaggaacacaggatagtttacctctcagacctgtggaaggggaaggaatttatgacccaaagaagaactagagatcattactgatcacaaaatagaaaatttcgactataccaaactgaaaagtttttgtacaaacaaaactaatgcagacaagattagaagggaaggaataaactgggaaaatattttttacagtcaaaggttctgataaaggcctcatttccaaaatatatagagaattaactctaatatataaaaaatcaagccattctccaattgaaaaatggtcaaaggatatgaacagacaattctcagatgaagaaattgaaactatttctagtcatatgaaaagatgctccaagccattattaatcagagaaatgcaaattaagacaactctaagataccactacacacctgtcagattggctaagatgacaggaaaaaataatgatgattgttggaggggatgcgggaaaactgggacattgatgcattgttggtggagttgtgaacgaatccaaccattttggagagtagtttggaactatgctcaaaaagttatcaaactgtgcataccctttgatccagcagtgttactactgggattatatcccaaagagattataaagaagggaaagggacctgtatgtgcacgaatgtttgtggcagccctctttgtagtggctagaaactggaaactgaatggatgtccatcagttggagaatggctgaataaattgtggtatatgaatattatggaatattattgttctgtaagaaatgaccaacaggatgatttcagaaaggcctggagagacttacatgaactaatgctgagtgaaatgagcaggaccaggagatcattatatacttcaacaacaatactatatgatgaccagttctgatggacctggccatcctcagcaatgagatcaaccaaataatttccaatggagcagtaatgaactgaaccagctacgcccagagaaagaactctgggagatgactaaaaactattatattgaattcccaatccctatatttatggccacctgcatttttgatttccttcacaagttaattgtacaatatttcagagtctgattctttttgtacagcaaaataacagtttggtcatgtatacttattgtgtatctaatttatattttaatatatttaacatctactggtcatcctgccatctgggggagagggtggggggtaagaggtgaaaaattggaacaagaggtttggcaattgttaatgctgtaaagttacccatacatataacctgtaaataaaaagctattaaataaaaaaattttaaaaataataaaattaaattaaattaaattttaaaaaataaataaagccctAAAGATcagtgaaaaaaacaacaacaaaaaaagaaatgttatatgaGTAGATGAGAAACTCGtaatataggaaaaacaaaagatatctatCAGATGTGCAATGTGCTTTAATCATGCCTTAGTGATTTCATGAGTGATCTAGGAGGAAATCCAGCATGTTGTATCAAGTTCCTATAAAACTTTTGGGAGTATATGGGCAAGAATCACACAAAATGGGCAGGCTTGGATGGATGGCACTCTGCATCATGGGCAGAAATGTCCAAATTGAGATTACAAATTCATTTGAGCATTTGAGTAAGAATAGCAATCTTCCACTAAACAAACAATTGTATCTATATATGGAGGTAACTTTGCCATCTTGAATGCTATGGTAGTATAACATAAGTTCTGACAGAGTTTATGTTCTATAATTCCAGGATCTATTAAAATCAGGATGATTTGTATTAAAGTCTTCACAATGGACATATTATCAGCTGTAAAACAGGTAGAAAATAGTTATTAATTTTTGGAAGGGGCCACAGCAACTAAAAGTTCATTTCTTCAGGCATAGaagtaatttgaaataaatttatacaGGAAATATCTATATCCAAAAACCAATGAACCAATAAGAATTTACAAACTACCTTGTTTGTGTGAGACATTCTCTGTAGTTCAAGAAATATAATGACAGAAAATTAAGTAGTttctatcctcaaagagcttacattcccttgaagagacaacatgtatatgaacaaatgtatacaaataaaaatacaagaaaattttggTGGCagaaattaatttgtaaatttaaaaaatcttttaacattGATATATCAGAAATATAATGACAAAGCAATATGTGGAAGGTGACAAAATATTGAGcagtcaaaaagttatcaaactgtgcataacctttgatccagcagtgtttctactgggcttatatcccaaagaaatcttaaagaagggaaagggacctatatgtgcaccaatgtttgtggcagttctctttatagtagccagaaactggaaaatgagtggatgcccatcaattggagaatggctgaataaattatgttatatgaatgttatggaatattattgttctataagaaatgaccagcaggaggatttcaggaatgcttggagagacttacatgaactgatgctgagttgtaatgggctgaggtttgagttgatgcactgaggtcccaagtacgtgaggctaaataataattgggctatactctattaatatacatgattggataaagaatggtccctgcccactctctgtgcaagtcctgatgtgttgtataggaaatgacgattttggtgggtggaggcagagagggacacaggaagagaagctgggagagattaggcctgggttcgagactctgagctgctggttgtgtggctgctggtcgagctagcttcttgactcaactgcatacattgctatcgctgattctcttccacctccgatccttcttcactgagaataaagactgacgattttcccctaacctgaattcctgtctcctgctgatttaaaaatacactatCTTcacactgagtgaaatgagcaggagcaggagatcatgatatacttcaacaacaatactatatgatgatcaattctgatggatgtggacatcttcagtaatgagatgaaccaaataagttccaatagagaagaaatgaactgaactagctacacccagtgaaagaacactgggagatgactatgaaccattacatagaattcccaacccctctatttttgtctgcctgcatttttgatttccttcacaggctaataatacactatttcaaactctgactatttttgtacagcaaaatacctgttaggacatatatgctttaacatacttaacatgtattggtcaacctgccctcATGAGGAGggcatggagggaaggaggggaaaagttggaacaaaaggtttggcaattgtcaatgctgtaaaattacccatatatataacttgtaaatataaagctataaaaaaaattgagcaatCAGTAAGAAATCTCTATTCTTCATTACATCTTTTAAATCAGTTCAacaaatcttttcctttgtttgaagaaaataaaatcttccttATCATGTCCATGAAGGCTTGTTTCACTTGCTGATTCCTTAAGCTATAAATGAAGGGATTCAACATGGGGGCTACTGATGTATTAAGCACAGCAACCCCCTTGCTTAAAGAGACTCTGTCCTTTGCTGAGGGTTTGATGTACATAAAAATGCAGCTGCCATAAGAAATGGAGATGACAATCATGTGAGAAGAACAAGTGGAGAAGGCCTTTTTCCTCTGACTGACTGAAGGGATCCGTAGAATAGTTCTGATGATGTATATGTAGGAGAGGATGATTAATGCTAGTGTAAACATAAGAGTCACCACAGCCCAGGAAATACCCATTGTCTCTAAGAATTGTGTATCTGTGCAGGATAGTTGTAAGAGGGGAGAATAGTCACAGGTAAAATGGTCAATAATATTATCAGCACAATAATCAAGCTGCTGCATCAGAATGATTGCTGGAAAGATGATCATGAATGAAATAAACCATGAGCAGAAGACAAGCAATGTACAGACTCTGTTGTTCATAATTGTTGTGTAATGTAGGGGTTTGCAGATGGCAACATAGCGATCATAAGACATGGCTGCTAGAAGGTAAAATTCAGTTACTCccaagagaatgaagaaaaacaattgaaccaTGCAGCCACTGTAGGAAATAGTCTTGTCCTCAGTAATAATTGTGCCCAAGAATCTGGGAATACAAGCAGTTGTAAATGAAATTTCTAAGAAGGAGAAATTCCGGAGAAAGAAATACATTGGGGTCTGTAGATGAGAATCCTGCAGGGTGAGGATGATGATAGTCACATTGCCAGCAATGCTGAGAATGTATGCCAatacaaggaagaagaaaatgaccatTTGAAGCTCTGGATCATCTGACAATCCCAGGAGGATGAATTCGGTTACCTGTGTGTGATTTTTCATGTTTGCTTTCTATCTTTTTCAGTacatctaaaataaaaagaaaagaaaagtgaactaAGAATATAAAGCATCAGAAAACACAGATGGGTTATACTTGAAATGATGCAGggacaaataattaaaattaattttttcaatcatTCAAATACTTGTTAAATCAATGTTATGTTACTATAGTAAGCATGAAGGGGTTTTCAAagataaataacataaaaaatggTTTAACATAATTGGGAAGATATATACCCAAATAGAATATAAGGTAGCATATAGTTAAGTACCTATATAAAGGTATTTATACTGAAATAAGTTTTTCCTAAGTactaagaaataagaaaggggaagCCCTTTTATCTTAAACTTGTTATTTAAATTGATATGTAAATGTCCACCAATCTACATTTTTAGGCTTTTCTTATAATACCATCTTTTGATTATTATATCTTATTGGTTAAATGAAGGCATTTACATATTTCCcctttatgttttcatttttttttccttttgccagtcaattagggttaggtgactttcccatggtcacatagctaggacttGTTAAATATatagaggtcaaatttgaattcaggtcctcctgactctagggctaatactctatccacttcaccatctagttgcccccaaaATAATATCTTATCAGCTGTAAAACAGGTACAAAGTAACTATCTCTGGGATATATACCTGAGCACTGGATTACTATACACTTTCTACTTCAGAAGTAACTGATGTTTGTTTAGTCCTTCTCTTACAGCAGGTgtatttactttctttcctttcactctctaAGAAGCGACTATTATGGATACATCACTGGATACAGCACTAGAGCTGGCATTAGTAAAACCTTTACTTCAAATGCCACTAAAAACaattactagatgtgtgaccctaagcaaaaactttaatcttagttttctcaagtgtaaaatggtaACAATAATCATATCTACCTTGCAGGACTCTTGTGagtctcaaatgaaataatacttctaaaaaaaattcttggcatAATACCaggaacataataaatataatttcaaaacttatttctttcctttccttgtctTGTGTGTATCTTTACTATCTGCTAGATCTAGAATGCAATATCATACAAGCTCTATTTAAGCCTGAAAATTGAGGGTTTCaagttttgtaaaataatattttcaactttatCAGTTACTACTACTTTGGTATTCATAAAttattgcataaatatataaacaggTTAAACTCCTTAATATATATTCCAGTTACTAAATGATTTTAAATCCTATGACCTACTCTTCACTACTTAGTCTCACATGGGGAAAGTGTTTCTTAGATCTTGCCAGCAGCACACTTTCATGATTTCCACCAGCTTTCTTTGATGGAGGCAAGTTGGATTGTAGGGCAAAGGCTCAAAGGATATAAGAGTAAAAGACAGGATACAATGGAAATAGTTATCAGTAGGACTTCGATTGTGAATGGGGGGAAAGTGAAGTTAGAGTAGAGGTAAAGATGTATGAAAGGTCTGAAGGATGGAGGTAAATGGCAGTCATGATGATGAGATTCCGTCATCCACTCAAAAGCATTCTTCTTCTATGGTCAAAAACTTTTATCCTGTAACTGATCATACTTCCCTTTTTGTAATTGAGAAACTGACTCTAAACTTGTGGGCAAATTGAACTCATAAACTTCCTAGTTTTGTaacattagattaaaaaaaaaaacttaatcaaTGAGTAAATTTGCTTCACtattcccatctataaaatgagaataataattccACTTATTTCCCAagattgtaaaatatataataaatacattgcATGCTTTGAAACAATATACAcatgatattattgttatttctattgTTCTGTATGCCTTATtctgtaatgttctggctagctttctggaggtcctccaaatGGGCCTTAGTTAATTTCAgcagaatagtcaggaataaagtccaaagtctttattatcaccttcacaatctgtctcctttgcctgtGGCCAGAATAGCTTTCTGGGGGACATTCAGAtgagccttggtctcagtggagaagtgaaggagacaggacagCCACCACAAGGGTCTTCATCTTTGATTCTGTCCTCCAGcatccagtcctctgtcttctctggtttatctctgagtctgtttctAGGTcggactctgac comes from Sarcophilus harrisii chromosome 5, mSarHar1.11, whole genome shotgun sequence and encodes:
- the LOC100921188 gene encoding olfactory receptor 6C1-like; amino-acid sequence: MKNHTQVTEFILLGLSDDPELQMVIFFFLVLAYILSIAGNVTIIILTLQDSHLQTPMYFFLRNFSFLEISFTTACIPRFLGTIITEDKTISYSGCMVQLFFFILLGVTEFYLLAAMSYDRYVAICKPLHYTTIMNNRVCTLLVFCSWFISFMIIFPAIILMQQLDYCADNIIDHFTCDYSPLLQLSCTDTQFLETMGISWAVVTLMFTLALIILSYIYIIRTILRIPSVSQRKKAFSTCSSHMIVISISYGSCIFMYIKPSAKDRVSLSKGVAVLNTSVAPMLNPFIYSLRNQQVKQAFMDMIRKILFSSNKGKDLLN